GTGTGCTTGAGGTGCTGGCCTACTCAGGGACCAATACTGAAACTTGGAGACAATCTtcataggcgtgtgtgtgtgtgtgtgtgtgtgtgtgtgtgtgtgtgtgtgtaaaacacacCTACCTCAATAAGCCATGGTTTCAGTTTGTCATCAATTATGATGTCATATCCATAGCATTCGAAGCAGTGCTTATCATTGTTCATCACAGGCTGtaagcagagagagaatgaaagtgagagagagagagagagagagagagagagagagagaaagagaggaagacagagtaagaaaaagtgagagtgaaaaaagtgtgtgagaggtggAAAGACCAAGaataggggtggggtgggaatTGAAAGATTTTGGGGCATGACTTCCTGAGAAACTAAACTTAGCTATGACTAAAGGTTCCCTTTTCTCTAAAAGAACAATGAAATGAAAGAACTGAAAAAAGAAGAAACTCAAAAAGAGTCTGGTTCATCGGATAAACAGCtggatttgtatttgtgtgtgtgtgtgcacaacagACTACATGTCAACTGTCCACTCACGGCCACTGCCTTCAGAGACTGCACCATGATCCAGTGGATCTGGTCAAAGAGTCTGCTGGTCACCTCCTTCCCTCTGGTGCTCTCCAAGTACAGACGCAGATTGCTCACTGTCCACTTGCCCCCGTGTACGTGATTATAATCATCCTGAGCGTCCACACAAAGCAGGTTATATTTAGCTTAAAGCAGCTGTATTAGGTTTTGGTTTAAAACTAGCActctaacaatgctaactatctAAACTCCAACAACAGCACAGTAGGAACGGGTAAATacttgctaacatgctaactgatATCTTTTGGGGATATATTTGTGGTGCTATGAAAGATTTTCTTTCATGATGATCCAACCTGAACTACATTGTGCATAGCTGGTGACTCCAGCAGTGCATACTAGTGCTTAGAAAATTAGTACATTACTATTATTATGTCATTGTTATGACCTTCACTAAATACTCTGCCCTAAGTTGTAAGGCATCCAGAAAAGACTGAATGACTAATTGCGAAattacctaaaaaaaaaaaaaggtacacAAAGAGAAGTAGGTTAACGTAACACACTCAGGATGCCTTAGAACACAGTtgctgacacagagagagagtgagttcaGGTGGAGCTACTGCACAGTTCAAGTTGTTTAATTACATACCCCATGTTTCTGAATGGCCACGTTGGTCAGGTGCACAAACATGTTGTCCAGCTCACTAGTGCTGGGAGTATATTTCACTGTGCAGAACCTGCAGAATCCCAGTTTATACCTGCAAACAAAGACAAGACACCAGGAGCTGATTAGGGGGTTTGTGAATGACCTAGTATTGACCGAGACCTAGTAATGACCTTGACTCAAAGGTTATCAGATCTATGCATCACCTTCAGCAAATCCATTCCATTTCCATTCATATGAATCATACCTGTGCAAAAAAGCTCACATTCTTGAATGAACTGTGCAGCCTCAAAGGTATCTATTGACTTCAATTGTTGTTAAATTGTTTTAGTTTTCATTGTTAACTTACATGTAACACTTGAGAGGCCTGTACGTAGTGACCAGCACGTACAATCTCAGGTCAAACTTCTTTCCACCAATCAATAGAGGATTATCAATGTACAGGGAAATGACATAGGCCTCTTTGCCACTTGATGCAGCCATGAACCTAAGAGGACAGCAGAGAAGGACAAGCAGACAAATGATGAGGTCAGAAACATCTGGCATCCAGCTCAGTCTGTTAATGTTATTGTGACACACATGTTACAAGTTATTCTTCTCCCACAGGACTATCTCAGAATACAGGGCCTGCAATGTCCAAATGAAATGATATAATAGTGCAACATAATACAATTGAAGTTGCCTTAGCATATCTGGCACAGGGCATTATCCAGCTGCAGGACCCAGGAAAGAAGGTAGTATGCTAATATTTTAGCTCAATGCAAATGCTAGGCAAACAGCTCAGACTCCAAGGCACCTGGCCAGTAAAGGCCAATCATTGCTATGGCTTGTACTCCTAAAGATCCTACTAGGTTACCTTATAGCTGGACACAGTacaagaaatatttttgattgtgtgtgtgtatgtgtgtgtgtgtgtgtgtgtgtgtgtgtgtgggtgggtgtgtgaggggtggggggggtttatGGGCAAGAAGGATTTTTACGTTGACGTTCTGCTGTCCCGAGACCACTTCTTAATCTGTGAGAGTTTGTTGATGAGGAAGATGCCTTTCCCCTGTGCCTTGCCGCATGGCTTCATAATCCACGTGCTGGACGGACTCTTCCGGAACTCCTCCACAAAAAGGTTGTAGTCCGCGGGGAGCATGAACGTCACTGGGACgaaatctgagagagagagagagaggataaagaggaggatgaggaggatgaacAGTGGAATACTGGAAAGAATAGATCAGCTGTTGTGTGGAGAGCTAAGCCAAAGGAGACAAGGGGGGATTGTTTCAGcccacatttttttaaaacctgTCAGTGTCTAAAGGACAAGCAAATACTCCTTAACAGAAACTACGTACACTTTATTAGTTACAGATTACTACCCTGGCAGCAAAatacatttgctgccactagggtgcatctagatttctaggctaacagaTTACAGATAGTGCCACATGAATGCACAAgcaaaatgtcacacacacattactagtCAACCTGAATCACACACCTAGAAAGATGTATTTTCCATTTTCATCCTTCTCTGCCAGAGGACTCCCCTCCTTTTCCAGTTCCTTCCTGTAGCGTTTGATGTTCTTGATCATGAGGTCCTTCCTTGTCAATTCATAGTGGTTGGGGAAGTGGTTGACCATCTGCTCATCTGAGAGGCGGTAGCCGGTATCCACACTAAATACATTTCTAATGGTCTGGATGCTCATCCTGAAAaacatataaatacaaatatattttctATTTGTGTTCAAATGCAACTGGGTGTCTTAAAGGTGATTGAAATATATACTTTCTAGTTTTGGGTGCTTACCAATAAAAATTCCAGTCTTCACTTTCAGCAACCTGGATCCATCCCCTCTTCTCGAAATTATTGATAAGCACAGATTTCTCAATGTCTGTCACCCACTTCACCTTACCAGCCATGGCACCAACCCGGGCTGAAACACAGTACCCTCCGCATCACTGGACAGTGAGTACACATAAAAGCTAGCTTTTTAGCTATTAGCTTCTTTACTCTCGAGTTGATATTTCGGTCGTTATCTCATATGGAGACACAAATGCATGTCACTCTCATAGCACAGGTCATATAAATAAAACGACATCCGTTTGAAATGTTAGAGGTAACTCAGTGCGGCAATGATGCTGCCATACCCTTTTCTCAGATGTGGGTGAAGTGATGTGATCATCAACACTTTCCTTCAGAGGGGCACCTACCTGCAGGCAGGAGTATTTTCATCCAGTGATGTTAACGCTTGAGAAAATATGTCTTTTCCACAAACGACGACATGCGACAATAACCAATAGTTTCAACCTATGCATAACATGCAATGCTTAATTTCCAAAAATTCTGTACAAGGGTGGATGCTAGTTGCTATCTTGATTTATTGATCGCCAGACAACTGGGAGCAGAGATGAGTACGCAAATGGTCCACTTCCGGGTGAATAACCTAGCAACCGTGGACGCACAAATGTCAAAGTGAATTTTGCATTGCACAACATCACCATGGGGCTCGATCATGTCAGCAGCCGTTTCTCGCTTGAAAAGTTGTAAACCAACCCTGCCATGTGTAATAAGTGGTTACGAATAAATGTGAACATGTAATATATgttcacacataaatacaagCATGCCACTGGTCACAGTGAGAAAAaacatgtgtgtacatttttatGCCGATAAGCAGATCGGTGTCGCCCTCTACTGGCTCTGGTAATAACTACCCGGACTTCCTGGCCGGTGGTGCGTATGGGCGTGGCAGTGAAGTTGACATCATTGCATTGTGTCAGACACCTGAAAACAACCGGATTAAAGAACGCTGCTGTAAGTGCTGCTTTACATTGTTTAAAATCAATGCATAATAATTGTATAGTTCATATAATTAAGTATTTTTTGTAAATAATGTATTGTTTGTTTCGTAGGGCGGCGTTCACTTTAATCTAAACAATCAGGTAAGATGGGCTTTTTTGCACCTGTCTATTGTTGATTCTGTGACTTACATCGAACGCCGTAGTCTAAAAAAAATAACCTCAGTATATGTATTGctttcattttattattattatatatttttttttaaaaaatacaagATACAATAGAATCAACAGTTTATTCAAAATGGCTATCTTCAATGTCACCTTTTGTTTGAGTTGCTGGCTATAATGATGACATCACCCTCATGTTTTGATGTGTCCATGAGTGGCGGTTGATGGATTCATTCTTGATTATATCAATAACAACATCCAATAAcatctaaaaaataatttagaaTTATTTCCAGTGTTTGACTAGGCTGACATAATAAAAATgtagcctggtgtgtgtgtgtgtgtgtgtatatatatatatatatatatatatatatatatatatatatttgtcatgtatTGATTTCAGTCTTGTACCATTGAGTCTGTGAAGGAAAATTCAGTTGGAACAGTTTCAGAATGACAGAAATTATTTGCAtcaaagtgctctcacacaaacatgagCTCATGATGTGtttgcgtgagtgagtgtgtgcgtgcgtgcatgagtgcgtgcgcgtgtgtgtgtgtgtgtgtgtgtgagtgtgtgtgtgtgagagagagagagggcagagccTATTCATGCAAAGTCAAACAGGAAAGAGGGGAACAGATGACGCAGGTTTCGGGGGTTCTGAAACTGAAATCcctgaagaaataaaaaaagacaagaaaacagacaaatgtatgtgtatgtgtgtgtgtgtaagtgagagagagagagagagagatagcgagagagagtgggagagagagagagagagagagagagagagagagagaatgaggttGTTAAATGCTGGTGTCAGTGAAGTCATTGTTTTAACCCGAGGAGAGCTTCAGGCGACATGTCTCCATGGGGACACACCTGTTGTCACGTGTCTTTGTGTTTACATAAGGTAACTGGACCGTTGGAACTCACGTGTCgtaccctccctccctcactatcacacacacacacacacacacacacacacacacacacacacacacacacacacacacacacacacactgcactgtccGTATGGTGATAAAGATCTCAACaacccacacaccccacaacAGACTTTCATCcctacccacacaaacacagggcacTGGTGTTTCTAACCATGTATGTGCCATTTACCCACATGTCCACTTTTTGTGTTATTTCCCCCCGctcagaaaacaaaatggtggAGCAAACGAGACCAACTCCAAACACCACCACTCTCCAGGCTGGTCCTGTGGAGCTGGAGGATGGCACATTATCTGACGTGACCACAAGGTACAAACACAAGTCAAatcaggaaaaataaaaaaggtgCAAAGAGATATTTTAAAACATGTATTTAAAtatataaagaaaaaaaagtttctaAAGGTCTTCTACATTATGAGAAGCATTGTTTTGTATGTGTTGGTTCAGGGGTGGCTAACCAGTCATTAAGGGCCAAAACATTTCCACACCACTCAAAAGAGCTGCACAACAGAAAAGATGGTCACACTACAACAGCAACAGTGACTTACAGGCCTACGCCTAATGAGACATAGAGTTGCAGTTTAAATAGCTCTTCTCCTTTTCATTTAAAGTGAGACACTTGGCAGATGCTACAAATGATCATTTTTAGGAATGAGTAGCAAAGCAACAAAAATATCTGACACAttacaaatcccccctcactgAATGACGTATTAGCATGAGCGATGTTCCAATATAACAACCAATGTGACAGTGTTCCGTTAATTTACGAAAAGAAAATGAACAAAAAGAAAACGAGTCTGCTTCTCTGACTGACGTTTAAAAAGCCTACCATTGACCTTGTACTTGCGAAGCTCAGTGTCTTAGAAAACTCTTGAGACATTTTCAGGTTTGAAGCTTTGTGCATCAGTTAAGTCTGGCATACCAAGTACCAAACTAACATAGAACACATGTAGAACAAATGTAGAACACATTTTTACGGTGTTATTTTGGTTAGACACGTTATGCTCCAAACAACAAATCCTCCCTTTGAATGTCCTGTGTTCCTCGatttgcatttaaattcaggctacGTTTTCCTGACTGCAACAGTAGCATTAAACCtgactaaaaaaaacaaatgtgtctGCTTACAGTATGTTTCTTTTGGGGCTAGATTCCTATCCATCACGACAGTAAAATTATTTCAATCTAATCATTGGTAGCCTAACTATTGACAGTGTTGTCAAATAATGAAATGTATTTTGATTTATcagaaatatataaaaaaaaaaaaaaaaatctccaaggagaagtgagaacatatttgagcagcgGCGAGCCGCACAAGAGGAGGCAAAGAACCGTATGTGGCTCCCAAGCCGCAGGTTCGCCACCCGTGTGTTAGTTAGATCTTTAGTGTAATCTCTGACATATATCTCAGTGATGGCATTGGCTGTTTGGACTGACAGGGATGGCATCTCACGTGACtcgtttatttgtttgttttttcattaatgGTGTTGCTGTGAGGGGTGGCATTTGTAGTACATTAGTACAAGGGTGACATCCCTTACCCGTTTCATAGGGGCATACTGTAGGCATAGGAGTAGTGTTTGGGGTGGCTGGGTGCTGGTAAAACCTCAGGTGACATCCCTTACCTACGTCTCTGTATTGGGGTTGGGGTAGTGTTTGAGGTAGCAGGATGGCAAATTGGCAATTGCTAGTAATATCTCAGGTGACATTCCTGACATGCTTGTCTGTGATGGTGTGGCAGGGAGGCCCGGACCATTGGTCGGCAGCTGGCCCAGATAGGAGATGAGCTGAACCAGCGCTGGGCCCACCGGCTGCCTGACCAACGGCTACTGCAGCCGCTGGACAGAACAAACATCTTCATCAGAGCCAGAGTCTACAGGTATGCAGGGTCTattcagcatgcacacacacacatacacagtacacacatctACAATGAAGTGAGATACGTATGTCCACTGGCAGAATTTACCTAAGATGTCTCACTGTTTCAGTGTGTGCATTCTTTGGTAATCTGACATGTAATGGAAGTTTCATAGCTTGCTGAAGTTCACTCTTATCATCTCCTCTAGGCGTTACTTTTTGACGGAGGGGAGGGGTCTCAGAAATGTCTTTGCTCTGGCTAAACTGTGGCTGAATCCTCTAATTAACAACCAGCCTGTCTGGGTAAGGACCGCCGACATGAAAGATCTATATGCGCACGCATATAGAAAGATctacatacgcacgcacgcacgcacacacacacacacacacagtacagagtACATAAATTATTCTGTTTTAGCCATGTGATGTTGTGTCCAGCTAACTTTATAGAGATACAATTATACTCTGAAACATTTCcaaataattaaaaataaaaaataataatactcCTTTGCCACAATTCCTGTCTTTGCCTGTGGCCAGCCCAAAGACCATGTGAACATATGACATATCCTCTGACAGGGAACACTTTTCGCTTCATCCATCCCACACAGGTGTCCAGTTTATGTCTTTCTGGTCAGCGCTGGACCACAGGTTTGCTGGTGTCCACTGCACTTATGGCCACGGCGGCTGTTTGCGTTGCACTCTGGGAACTGAAAAAGGACTGATCCTCGCACAGATGGGCTATAAGCTGGCCTTAGCCCGCagattgttttgctttgtttagtTTTTTATATAATTGAATatatttaatttgttttccaaaTGTTCTTTCTTGCATGGATAATTGAATGGTATTGAAGTGCTGGCTCACAactgttttttatttgtgtacATCATAGAGTGTTTTGATGTGGCTGTTGCTGGTGCACAGCCTgttctatgagggcaaagtctGTTGCTAAGTGAAAGGACAacggctgtgcgtgtgtgtatccctCCCCACGCTTGTTATCAAACAGAATCATGTGTTCCAACATCAGGGAAGCTGGACTTTCAATTCCATCCTAATTTGAATGTGATTATAAACACAAATTTAAACTTGTtcaataaaaatagctttgaaaaaaaaaatctgaattcTAATCACTATGTTTGTATTGACTTCAAAATGCCTACTTGAGGTCCATTGTAATTGATCGACATATTGATCTTTGAGTAAAAAAATAGTTTATTGTGTTCTGTCATATTGTTTATTGACACCCACGTGAATCCAGTCttttacatatgtgtgtgtgtgtgtgtgtgtgtgtgtgtgtgtgtgtgtgtgtgtgtgtgtttctgtagtaGGCATTTGGGAATATATGAGCACATTATCTTTGTCTACTTCTATGCTGTTACTTATTCATCCTCAGTCACAGTGACGTCCACGTGCGTGTAGTTCCTGTACGCCTTCATGTTGCACTTCTGCAGCGTGGCCCCGAGCTGTCTGCCGGGCCCCACCTCGTACGTCTGCGGAAACGCCGTCCCCTCGCCGCGCTCGAACAGCTCGTGCAGCGTCTGCTCCCACTTCACCGGCGACACCAGCTGCTTGAGCAGGAGCCGGCGCACGTGCTTGTCGTGCATGTAGCGCTTGCCGTCCACGTTGGAGTGGACGGCGATCTCCGGCCGGCGCACGTCCAGGCCCTTGAGCGTCGCTCGCAGCGGCTCCACGGCCGGCTCCATCAGTGGCGTGTGGAAGGCTCCGCTGACAGGGAGCCGCCGCGTGCGCATGAAGTGCAGCTGCCGCGAGTTCTTCTGCAGGAAGtccagagcctgtgtgtgtgtgtgaaaaaaaagacaatCACGGAGAAAAGAAAGCATTTACTGTAGATAGGAAATAATATCTAATTATTTATAGTACAAGATTGATACTTTGTACACTAAATTTCCATACACTGAGCTCCTTCCACATGGTTTTTTTAAGTTCCTACTAGCTTTTGAAAATGACCGAAAAACGCAATCCTCCAGGGTTTTATCCTTAATATGTGGTCGTATTGAGAACTCAAATATGGGAACATttataaaatattatatttaaaggcactctaagcgatgctgggtaacgtcacttctgttgacgttcaaacaaaactgaaagctagctcgctacttcctccccctcccgcccgtgcaattaaaactctcctaaacgtgcatctcgtcagtgatttgctggaacagttcgTTACGTtttttatgggcaaggtttgcccaagttgttttgtggccgtttttggagcttgggttgtccacagagatcgtgttttattacagtgtattcaggacacaggcagctagcagatggtgaggtgatgtttgctgtaagtgacaaaaaatgttttagcctaaaaaacgcatgACATCCCTTAGACTACTAGGAAAAAATAATGATTTACACCAAATGTGTACAAAACAAATGTCTTTAATGCCAATATTTTTGCACTTTTTCCTAATCGAGGGCCTTCAGTGAGCATGTCATGCAAACTATAAATGgttcagtcatactgagaacatgtttgtcttccactGTATCATGTTTGGACTGGCTATGAGTAATACTTTTTAAGagattaatgcccaaacattgtGATTGTGATAATGTGCATTTCAGGCTGTCAAACTGAAGTAGTATCAAGGGCTGAAAAAACAAATATGAAGacatttgaacagaaatatttttcAGGCCTCATTTATGATATAGAGAAGAGGGTCTGTACAAAATCTGAGATGATGCAGCAACAACCTTTTCTGATTTGTCATGGAATGACCCGACTCTCAATCTCACCACAAATGTGATAAACAGCGTACACCCAAAAGATCAAACATTGCATCATGCATGCCTTATCAATCAATAAATTAAGATCTTTAGCACCACTGTACCACTTCCTTAAAATCAATAAAGGTTGCATGTAGATTCATGTATAGGCATTCATACTGTATTATGTGTGGTACTGCCCAAATGAATACTGGGGGTTGAGATGGGGGACCTAAGATAAGACCAGGGCCTGCACTGACAAGGGGCCCCCATACAACTTTATTATCATTACTAGGAGAACCCAATACTATATATTCTATTCCAAATTGTCTACCAGTGCCCCTGTGAAGAAGTACCATAATCTAATACtaaaagtatagtataagtatatatattcttttgatcccgtgagggaaatttggtctctgcatttatcacaattcgtgaattagtgaaacacactcagcacacagtgaacacacagtgaggtgaagcacaaacTAATCCCGAagcagtgagctacctgctacagcggcactcggggagcagtgaggggttaggagccttgctcaagggcacttcagccgttcctactggtcagggtccAAACCGGCCCCCCTCTGGTAACAAGTCCCAAAATACAGACCGCATGTGAATAAATTTACCTCCTGATGCCCAGCGATGACTCTCCCATCTGGGAAAAGATAGTTGGCCACCATGCAGACAGGGTCTTGGATGCCCAGGGACTGGCAGTGTTCCCGGGCCAGAAGGCAGGCGTGGTTGTACTTGGCCTGTGGTTTGCCAATGACTGACAGCATGCCGCTGGGCGTCTGCTCCGAGGCTGCCTGCATAGCCTCGGCTCTAATTTTCACAGCATACAGAGCTGGAGGgaaacgcgcgcgcacacacacacgcacgcgcacatacacagagagagagacatacacagagagggagagacacgcacacacacagagagagagagagagagagaaagagagaatgtaaaAACTTTGTAAGAGCCACTCTATCATTTATATTTCATACACTCACGTGATTACTCTAAGAAAAGTCCAAACCTTCTGCGAAGTCCATGGCACCAGAGAAAACTAAGGCAGCGAATTCCCCAACACTAAATCCTGCCGCAGCAACGCAGTTCTCTATGGCCTAAGAA
This portion of the Alosa sapidissima isolate fAloSap1 chromosome 22, fAloSap1.pri, whole genome shotgun sequence genome encodes:
- the mcat gene encoding malonyl-CoA-acyl carrier protein transacylase, mitochondrial, producing MSFGALFRLGGRQTCVSELSSLRQLSNGVRRSSKNGNDPPSTSNVTSHDPEIDVPEKQQRPKREPGQVSVLLFPGQGSQFVGMGRGLLKYGAVQDMFSVARKILGYDLLSLCLNGPEEDLIKTVHCQPAVFVTSLAAVERLNHENPAAIENCVAAAGFSVGEFAALVFSGAMDFAEALYAVKIRAEAMQAASEQTPSGMLSVIGKPQAKYNHACLLAREHCQSLGIQDPVCMVANYLFPDGRVIAGHQEALDFLQKNSRQLHFMRTRRLPVSGAFHTPLMEPAVEPLRATLKGLDVRRPEIAVHSNVDGKRYMHDKHVRRLLLKQLVSPVKWEQTLHELFERGEGTAFPQTYEVGPGRQLGATLQKCNMKAYRNYTHVDVTVTEDE
- the ttll1 gene encoding probable tubulin polyglutamylase TTLL1, with protein sequence MKILLPAARVGAMAGKVKWVTDIEKSVLINNFEKRGWIQVAESEDWNFYWMSIQTIRNVFSVDTGYRLSDEQMVNHFPNHYELTRKDLMIKNIKRYRKELEKEGSPLAEKDENGKYIFLDFVPVTFMLPADYNLFVEEFRKSPSSTWIMKPCGKAQGKGIFLINKLSQIKKWSRDSRTSTFMAASSGKEAYVISLYIDNPLLIGGKKFDLRLYVLVTTYRPLKCYMYKLGFCRFCTVKYTPSTSELDNMFVHLTNVAIQKHGDDYNHVHGGKWTVSNLRLYLESTRGKEVTSRLFDQIHWIMVQSLKAVAPVMNNDKHCFECYGYDIIIDDKLKPWLIEVNASPSLTSSTANDRILKYNLINDTLNIVTPNSEIPDCRWNRSPPKEALGNYQVLYDEEQALSEGADRDLRSRSGQSLGSKGSRSSSVRPTPATWK
- the bik gene encoding bcl-2-interacting killer, which encodes MVEQTRPTPNTTTLQAGPVELEDGTLSDVTTREARTIGRQLAQIGDELNQRWAHRLPDQRLLQPLDRTNIFIRARVYRRYFLTEGRGLRNVFALAKLWLNPLINNQPVWVSSLCLSGQRWTTGLLVSTALMATAAVCVALWELKKD